Genomic segment of Streptomyces alboniger:
CCGGGTGCTGCGGCTCGGCTGCAACGGCGTCATCACGGATACTCCGGGCCTCCTGGCGCGTACGCCGGTAGCGCCCGCGGGGCCGGCCGGGCGCGCATAGCGGGGTCGGCCGACCGCCGGGTCAGGAGGCCGCGGGGCGCGGGGTGATGCCGTAGAGGGCGTACTCGACGAGTTTGTCCGCGTAGGCGTGGGTCAGGGGGCCCGAGCGCATCAGCCAGCGCTGGGCGAGCGGGCTCGCCCACAGCTCCAGGGCGATGCGGGGGTCGACGTCCGGCAGGACGTGGCCCGCGTCCTGGGCCTGGCGCACGCGCTTCACGAAGAGCTGGAGCTGCGGTTCGAGGAGTTTCTCCACGAACTCCTCGCCCAGCTCGGGGTTGAGCAGGCCCTCGGCGGCGAGCGCGCGGTAGGGAGCGTCGTACTTGGCGTCGTTGAACTCGTCGACGGTGGCCCGCATCACGAACTTGAGGTCGGCCTCCAGGTCCCCGGAGTTCGTGATCTCGGTCTGGATCTCGCCCCGGCCCGCGTTCTCGCTCGCGGCCCTGGCCGCCTGTTCGCCGAGGTCGAGGAAGGCGTCGAGCAGGACGGCGCCCTTGGACGACCACCAGCGGTAGATCGTCTGCTTGCCGACGCCGGCGCGGGCCGCGATGGCCTCGATCGTCAGCTTGGCGTAGCCGACCTCTCCGACGAGGGCGAGGGCGGCGTCGTAGATCGCGCGGCGCGAGCGTTCGCTGCGGCGCGTGGAGTCCGGGGCGGTTTTCTGGGCCATGCCTTCGAATGTAGCAGCGGCCGAACCGAGACGTACCGTCTTGACAATACGCAGCGTCTCGCCCAAAGTAGACCTCGAAGCGAGACGCGGCGTCTCGCTCATTCGATGGAGGTGGGCCACATGACCCGAGGCGGATCCGGAAACATGCTGGGCGTCGGCGGCACCCGCAGCAACCTCTCCCGCAAGACGCTGCGCGGCGCCGGCCGCGGTGGACGTGTCGGCGGCGGGCTCAGCCCCCAGGAGCAGAAGCGCGAGCTGGTGCGCAGGCTGCGGGAGGGCCGCGAGGCGCACGGTCGGTCGTAGAGCGCGCAACCACCCGTTCGGTGCACTGCGCGAAGGCTCCTCACACCGCACTATGGGCAGCAACTGCCCCACGGGGGGCGGCAACTGCCGCACCATAGGCAGCGGCTGGCCCACACGGGGCAGCACACGACCCTGCGGTACGTGAGGAGCCTTCTTTGTCCCGTTTTCCTCGCTCTCCTCGGCGCGCCACACCCCGGCGCTATCTGATGTGCCCACCGGCACACTTCAAGGTCACGTACTCCATCAACCCCTGGATGGACCCCGGCAAGCCGGTCGACGTCCCGCTCGCCGTCGCCCAGTGGGAGGACCTGCGCGACCGCTACCGCTCGCTCGGCCACACCGTCGAGGAGCTGACCCCCCGGCCCGGACTGCCGGACATGGTCTTCGCCGCGAACGGCGCGACCGTCGTGGAGGGGCGGGTGCTCGGCGCGCGCTTCGCCTACCGCGAGCGCGAGGAGGAGGCCGCGGCCCACCTGGAGTGGTTCCGCGCGCACGGCTTCACCGAGATCCACGAGCCCGTCCACATCAACGAGGGCGAGGGCGACTTCGCCGTCACCTCCTCCTACGTCCTGGCCGGTCGCGGCTTCCGGGCCAGCCCGCTCTCCCACGGCGAGGCGCAGGAGTTCTTCGGCCGCCCGGTGATCGGGCTCGACCTCATCGACCCCCGCTACTACCACCTGGACACCGCGCTCGCCGTCCTGGACGACGCGGCGGACGAGGTCATGTACTACCCGCCCGCCTTCTCGCCCGGCAGCCGGGCGGTCCTGCGGAGCCTGTTCCCCGACGCGGTGATCGCCGAGGAGCCCGACGCCGAGGCGCTCGGGCTCAACGCCGTCTCCGACGGGCTCCACGTGCTGCTCCCCCAGGCCGCGCTCGGGCTCTTCGAGCCGCTGCGGGCGCGCGGCTACGAACCCATCGGAATGGACCTGAGCGAGCTGCTCAAGGGCGGCGGCAGCGTGAAGTGCTGCACGCAGGAGCTGCGGGCCTAGCCGGTCCGCTACGGGCCTAGCCGGTCACCTTCGCCGGGCAGAGCCGGCGCGGGGCGTCGTCGCCCTTGAGGCGGGCGTCGACGCAGCCGCCCGGCAGGCCCTTGTACGCCTTGGTGCCGAAGTTGGCCGTCACGGTCAGCGTCCCTTCGCCGAAGACCGTGCGCTGGACGGTGCGGTCCTTGGACAACTGGCGGAAGCCGGTGAGCTGTTCGGTGCCGGCCGCCTTGTGCAGGGGGGAGAAGTACTTCTGGAGCGCGGCCAGTTCGGCGCCGTGCTTCTTCAGCGAGGGGCCGTCCAGGACGTAGTTGAGGGGGGTGTTGTAGAGCATCGCGAGCAGGGCGCGGGTGGTCTTCTGGCCCGGCAGCTTCTCGTACGAGAGTTCCCAGCGCTCGGTGTTGACCAGCGAGCCGTGCAGGGCGGTCTCGTAGAGCGGGACGCGGTAGCGGGGGTCGTACATCGCCTTGGCCAGGCCGGCGGGGAGGTCCACCGGCTTGAAGAAGACCCCGGGGGCGCCCTCGGGGTAGTAGCCGCCCCACTTCTCGCGGTCCCTCTGGAGCTTCCACAGGCCGTCGGCGACCGGCGTCGCGCCGCCGTGGTCGAAGGCCAGCGTCCTGTTCGCCCACGCCTGCGCGGTCTCCGAGCCGAGGACGAGCCCCCGGGCCGCGATGCGCCGCATCCGCGCGAGGCGGTGCTCGCGGTCCTCGGCCTTGGTCATCCGGTGGCCCTTGCCGTGGTCGCGGAAGAGTTCGCCGGTGGCGTCGACGTCGAGGAAGTAGCTGTCGGCGCCGTTGGCGACCATCCCGCGGGTGCGGTCCGCCAGGTAGTGGTGGCGGGGCTCGGCCCGCTCGAAGGCCCGCGAGCTGAGGTAGCAGCCGCGTCCGCCGAAGCCCGTCACCGGCTTGCCCTTGGCGTCGCGGACGCAGAAGTCCGGGTAGACGGTGCCGGGCCAGGCGGAGTTCGGGGCGTCGGCGGTCCTCGGGTCCTGGCCGTTGGCGAAGGAGTCGTAGGGGCCGATGAGGTACCCGGCCCCCTTGGCGGCGCTCACCGCCGCCCTGTCCGGGTAGGGCTCGCCGTCGTAGCCGAGCCACATCCGGTCCACTCCCAGCTCGCGCAGCCGCTCGACGCCGCCGGCCTTGCGGGCGTCGCCCCAGGTGTAGGCGTGGAAGGCGCCGAGCAGTCGGCCGGTGGCGGGGTTGTTCGCGATCTTCCGCTTCAGGCTGCCGAGTTGACCGCGTTCGGCGAGGTAGGAGCGGTAGTCGGCGGCCGGCGCGACCGGGTTCCCGTCGGTCAGGGCGAAGGTGACGGAGTAGTCGCGGGTGCCGTCGCCGCCGTCGAAGGCGTGCTCGGCGGTGGCGCGCAGCCGGCCGCCGGGGGCGGTGAAGCCGAGGGTCGTGCCGATGTCGGTCGGGGTGAGATAGCTGACTCCTGTGCGCCTGCCGAGGGAGTAGCCCCACAGCGGCAGGGTCAGCTCCGCGCCGACGTCGAGGGTGCTGCCCCCGAGGCCGCCCTCACCGGTGGTCCAGAAGGCGTCCTTGACGGGGATGTCCAGGCCTTCCCCGCGCGGGAGCTGGAGGGCCGAGGCGGCGGCGTCGGTGCCGGTGACGGGCCAGCTGACGGCGGTGTCGCGGTGCGCCTTCAGGCTCAGCGAGAGGCGTCCGTGGTCGGTGCCGGCGGTGACGTCGATGCCGCGCTCGGGGTAGCTCCAACGGACCCTCCCCTTGCCGGTACGCGTCACGGGGCCCGGCCGGCCGAGGTCGGTGGCGGAGGCGTCGGAGAGGGTGAGGTCGCGGCCGTCGCGGGTGTGGGCGCGTACGGCGAGGGAGGCGGTGTCGACCACGGCCGTGCCGCCGTCGACGGCCAGTTCGACCTGCTTGCCGTGTACGGGCTCGGCCTCGGCGGTGAAGGCGTAGGCGCTCGCTCCGGCCGCGGCAAGGACCAGGGCGATGGAGAGAGTGAGCGAACCGATCTTGGTTGTCATGGGGATGTGAATAGTCACATCGTCTAAGAAGGTTGTAAGAAGCGCGTCAACTCCACTTAACGAGGGTCCTCGTGGTACCAATACGGGCGCGTGGGAACAGACAGACGGTTCCCACGCGACGCACCACGACAACCAAACAGTCGGGCCCACACCCGGGCCCAGGGGGAAGAAGAGGTATCAGCGCAGTGAATCGCATGCGCACGTCCGTCGCGGTCCTGGCCACCGCAGGGGCACTCACCGCGGGTCAGCTCGGTACGGCGGGGGCCGCGTCCGCGTCGGTGAAGCCGGAGCCGAAGGCCGCGTCGGCCGCTCCGAGCGCCGCTCCGCGCAGCTCCGGCTGCCCGATCGACATCGTCTACACCTCCCGTTTCCAGATCGACCGGAACGGCTGGGTGACCAACGGTGGCCTGTACTTCGGGCTGAAGAACAAGAGCACCAAGAGCTTCAAGAAGGTCAGCTTCACGGTGACCAACGTCAAGAACATCCGCTTCGGCAGGGCCACGCCCAAGGGCGGCAAGGTCACCCACAAGACGTCGAAGACCGTCACGGTCTACGACAAGAGCCTCGCGGGCAAGGCCAAGCTCGGCGTCAAGGTGCGTACGCACCTGCTGAACACGCGGAGCTACAAGGTGAAGTTCTCCGTGCGCGGCAACGGCTGGAACTGCGCCGTGGACCAGGGCACCTGGGGCGCCTGAGTCACTCCTGCGACTCGGACCGGGGCGGCCACCGGTCGCCCCAGTCCGTGTCGCGGGCCGCGCGGTAGAGGGGGCCGTGGCGCTTGGTCACGGTCTCCCTGCGCAGCCGCCGCTCCTCGGCCCCGCACAGGTCGAGGAGCACCTGGCCCTTGCGGATCTGGGGGCGGCGCACCACCCGGTTCGGCGGCGGGACCGGGTCGAAGCGGGTCGCCGCGACGTAACTGAACTTCTCGTCCTCGTACGCCAGTGAGCCGCCCTTGACCTGGCGGTGCAGGGACGACCTGCTGACGCGTGCTGAGAAGTGGCACCAGTCCGTGCCCGGTTCGATGGGGCAGGCCGCGCTGTGCGGGCAGGGGGCCGCGACCCGGTATCCGGCGGCGATGAGCTGGTCGCGTGCCTCGATGACGCGCGCGTAGCCGTCCGGGGTGCCCGGTTCGACGACGACGACGGCCTGCGTGGCCGCGTGCGCCGCGGCGTCGACGACCGAGCGGCGGTCGGCGTCGGTCAGCTCCTTGAGGACGTACGAGATGGTGACCAGCTCGGCGCTTTCGACGGTGAGCGAGGCACCGATGCGTTCGCGCTGCCAGCGCGTGGCGGCCAACCGGGGTTCCTCCGCCGCCAGTTCCCGTCCCAGTTGCAGGGCGGGCTCGGCCCAGTCCAGGACCGTGACAGGACGCTCGCCCCGCCAGGTCGCGGCGGCCGCCCAGACGGCGGCGCCGGTCCCGCCGCCGACGTCCACGTGGCTGCCGGGCACCCAGCCCTCGGGGGCCGCGTCCGCGAGGGCCTCCAGCGCGGAGCGCACCGCCTCGAAGGTGGCGGGCATGCGGTAGGCCGCGTAGGCGGCGACGTCCGCGCGGTCCCGCAGGATGGGGGCGCCGGTCGGGGTCTTCCCCCGGTAGTTCTCGATCAGCCGCGCCACGGCCTGCGAGGCCTGCGAGGGCGGCACGCCGTCCAGCGCCCTCGCGAGGGCGCCGCTCAGCTTTTCCCCCGGGGATGTCAGCTCGTTCACCCACTGATCCTACGGGGGCGGGGGGCGGCCTCGTCTGCCTACCGCTGCCGTCCTGCCGGGTGCGGCTCGCCTTCGGCTGGTCGCGCAGTTCCCCGCGCCCCTTCGGGGCTCGACCCCGGGCCGGGCCCCGTCAGGGGCGCGGGGAACTGCGCGAGCAACCACGACGCGCCCGCGCGAGGTCAGCTGTCCTGGGCCGCCCTGGCCAGCCTCGTGGCCGCCGAGGCCCTTGGGGTGCTGTCCCCGGGCCTACGCCGGGGGTGCACCACGTTGGCCAGCAGGATCAGGAACGTATCCGTGGCCGGGTCGAGGACGAGCGACGTCCCCGTGAAGCCGGTGTGGCCCGCCGCGCCCCGCCCCGCCAGCTCTCCCATGAACCACGGCTGGTCGATGCCGAAGCCGAGCCCGGAGCCGGTGAACATCAGCTCGACGAAGTCGGGGCCGAGGATGCGGGCCCGCCCGTACGAGCCCCCGCACAGCAGTGTGCGGCAGAACACCGCCAGGTCGCGGGCGGTGGAGAAGAGGCCCGCGTGCCCGGCCACGCCACCGAGCGCCCAGGCGTTCTCGTCGTGGACGACCCCCCGCAGCATCCCGCGGTCCACCTTCGCCCAGGGCCTGCGCTGGTCCTCCGTCGCGGCGGCGTCCGCCCGCGGCCCGAAGCCGGTGTCGGCCATGCCGAGCGGCCGGGTGATGCCCTCGC
This window contains:
- a CDS encoding TetR/AcrR family transcriptional regulator: MAQKTAPDSTRRSERSRRAIYDAALALVGEVGYAKLTIEAIAARAGVGKQTIYRWWSSKGAVLLDAFLDLGEQAARAASENAGRGEIQTEITNSGDLEADLKFVMRATVDEFNDAKYDAPYRALAAEGLLNPELGEEFVEKLLEPQLQLFVKRVRQAQDAGHVLPDVDPRIALELWASPLAQRWLMRSGPLTHAYADKLVEYALYGITPRPAAS
- the ddaH gene encoding dimethylargininase, encoding MSRFPRSPRRATPRRYLMCPPAHFKVTYSINPWMDPGKPVDVPLAVAQWEDLRDRYRSLGHTVEELTPRPGLPDMVFAANGATVVEGRVLGARFAYREREEEAAAHLEWFRAHGFTEIHEPVHINEGEGDFAVTSSYVLAGRGFRASPLSHGEAQEFFGRPVIGLDLIDPRYYHLDTALAVLDDAADEVMYYPPAFSPGSRAVLRSLFPDAVIAEEPDAEALGLNAVSDGLHVLLPQAALGLFEPLRARGYEPIGMDLSELLKGGGSVKCCTQELRA
- a CDS encoding DUF6243 family protein, with product MTRGGSGNMLGVGGTRSNLSRKTLRGAGRGGRVGGGLSPQEQKRELVRRLREGREAHGRS
- a CDS encoding small ribosomal subunit Rsm22 family protein — encoded protein: MNELTSPGEKLSGALARALDGVPPSQASQAVARLIENYRGKTPTGAPILRDRADVAAYAAYRMPATFEAVRSALEALADAAPEGWVPGSHVDVGGGTGAAVWAAAATWRGERPVTVLDWAEPALQLGRELAAEEPRLAATRWQRERIGASLTVESAELVTISYVLKELTDADRRSVVDAAAHAATQAVVVVEPGTPDGYARVIEARDQLIAAGYRVAAPCPHSAACPIEPGTDWCHFSARVSRSSLHRQVKGGSLAYEDEKFSYVAATRFDPVPPPNRVVRRPQIRKGQVLLDLCGAEERRLRRETVTKRHGPLYRAARDTDWGDRWPPRSESQE
- a CDS encoding glycoside hydrolase — protein: MTTKIGSLTLSIALVLAAAGASAYAFTAEAEPVHGKQVELAVDGGTAVVDTASLAVRAHTRDGRDLTLSDASATDLGRPGPVTRTGKGRVRWSYPERGIDVTAGTDHGRLSLSLKAHRDTAVSWPVTGTDAAASALQLPRGEGLDIPVKDAFWTTGEGGLGGSTLDVGAELTLPLWGYSLGRRTGVSYLTPTDIGTTLGFTAPGGRLRATAEHAFDGGDGTRDYSVTFALTDGNPVAPAADYRSYLAERGQLGSLKRKIANNPATGRLLGAFHAYTWGDARKAGGVERLRELGVDRMWLGYDGEPYPDRAAVSAAKGAGYLIGPYDSFANGQDPRTADAPNSAWPGTVYPDFCVRDAKGKPVTGFGGRGCYLSSRAFERAEPRHHYLADRTRGMVANGADSYFLDVDATGELFRDHGKGHRMTKAEDREHRLARMRRIAARGLVLGSETAQAWANRTLAFDHGGATPVADGLWKLQRDREKWGGYYPEGAPGVFFKPVDLPAGLAKAMYDPRYRVPLYETALHGSLVNTERWELSYEKLPGQKTTRALLAMLYNTPLNYVLDGPSLKKHGAELAALQKYFSPLHKAAGTEQLTGFRQLSKDRTVQRTVFGEGTLTVTANFGTKAYKGLPGGCVDARLKGDDAPRRLCPAKVTG